Proteins encoded together in one Psilocybe cubensis strain MGC-MH-2018 chromosome 8, whole genome shotgun sequence window:
- a CDS encoding GTPase-activating protein S23, producing the protein MAEFEDAEERDGQQGSFVVERLAVITLRSNEDGYSNLCAVYANVDPGGPSAIAVRTGCMQGALSLYFEPILVDIRAKLWICPFCLSRNALPIHYKDISNTNLPAELLPNHTTIEYVLPQLYPLPPIFLFIVDVCLDNDAELRALRDTIVIGLGLLPANALVGLITYGTTIQVHELRFSECNKSYVFRGSKDYTPAQIADLLGLKAPNRRPGLPFTSPFLVPLEQCEFQLTGILETLLRDPWPVANDMRPLRSTGGALNVGVSLLELTYPNTGARVMLFTGGPPTEGPGAVVGNELKEHIRSHHDIEQDTAKHYRRAIKFYEGLAKRASRNGHTIDVFAGCLDQVGLQEMKSLPNSTNGVIVFADSFITSIFKQSFLRMFDKDDEGHLQMGFNATLEVQATKELKVSGLIGHAISAEKKSTHVGETEIGIGGTSGWKIAAITPHASFGIYFEVVSQAEESLHPGSRGLLQFVTQFQHSSGQQRLRVTTIARTFAEAGSPSIANSFDQEAAAVLMSRIAIYKAEVDEAPDVLRWVDRMLIRLCQKFAQYRKEDPSTFRLADNFSIYPQFMFHLRRSQFLQVFNNSPDETAFYRHVLNEEDVNNSLTMIQPTLMSYTFDTPAQPVLLDSVSIKHDTILLLDSFFHILIFHGSQIAQWRKLGYQDQEGYENFKELLEGPVADAQELLVDRFPVPRYIVCDQGGSQARFLLSKLNPSTTHMSANMYGTMPGVDPGQAIFTDDVSLQVFMEHLKRLVST; encoded by the exons ATGGCAGAGTTTGAGGATGCTGAAGAACGGGACGGTCAGCA GGGTTCGTTTGTCGTGGAACGTCTGGCCGTCATCACGCTCAGAAGCAACGAGGATGGTTATTCCAATCTCTGTGCTGTATACGCCAATGTTGATCCGGGTGGACCTTCCGCCATTGCTGTACGAACCGGTTGTATGCAGGGCGCCTTGTCGCTCTATTTTGAACCCATACTG GTAGATATACGCGCAAAACTCTGGATATGCCCTTTTTGCCTTTCTCGCAATGCTCTTCCGATTCACTACAAGGATATCTCAAACACGAACCTTCCTGCAGAGCTCCTACCTAACCACACAACCATTGAATACGTGCTACCTCAGCTGTATCCACTCCCACCGATATTTCTGTTTATTGTCGACGTATGTCTAGACAACGACGCCGAACTCAGGGCTCTGCGCGATACTATTGTCATCGGTTTAGGCTTACTACCGGCCAACGCTCTTGTTGGTTTGATTACGTATGGAACCACG ATTCAAGTCCATGAATTGAGATTTAGCGAGTGCAACAAATCCTACGTGTTTCGAGGCAGTAAGGACTATACACCCGCCCAAATTGCCGATCTACTTGGTCTGAAGGCTCCAAATCGACGCCCAGGGTTACCTTTCACTTCTCCATTCCTGGTGCCATTAGAGCAGTGTGAATTCCAGCTGACGGGTATTCTCGAAACGCTGTTACGCGACCCATGGCCTGTTGCTAATGATATGCGCCCCCTTCGATCTACGGGGGGTGCACTAAATGTTGGTGTTAGTCTCCTCGAGCTGACGTATCCAAATACTGGTGCTCGTGTGATGCTATTCACCGGAGGGCCTCCTACAGAAGGTCCTGGCGCAGTTGTTGGGAATGAACTCAAAGAACACATTCGGTCACATCATGACATTGAGCAAGACACTGCCAAACACTACAGGCGGGCTATCAAA TTCTACGAGGGTCTCGCCAAGCGCGCATCGAGAAACGGCCATACCATCGATGTCTTTGCGGGTTGCCTCGATCAAGTTGGTCTGCAGGAGATGAAATCACTACCAAACTCGACGAATGGCGTTATTGTCTTTGCCGACTCCTTCATCACCTCTATATTTAAGCAAAGCTTTTTGCGCATGTTTGATAAGGACGACGAAGGGCACCTTCAGATGGGATTTAATGCGACACTGGAAGTCCAA GCTACAAAAGAACTGAAAGTTTCCGGTCTCATTGGTCATGCCATCTCAGCTGAGAAGAAATCCACACATGTTGGAGAAACTGAGATTGGAATTGGTGGCACATCGGGCTGGAAGATTGCTGCAATCACTCCCCATGCGTCTTTTGGAATTTACTTCGAAGTCGTCTCACAGGCTGAGGAATCGCTTCATCCAGGCTCTCGTGGTCTGCTTCAATTTGTTACGCAGTTTCAGCATTCATCGGGTCAGCAGCGACTGCGCGTGACGACCATTGCTCGTACATTTGCAGAAGCCGGGTCCCCTAGTATTGCTAACTCTTTCGATCAAGAAGCCGCTGCCGTGCTCATGTCACGTATTGCCATTTACAAAGCCGAAGTCGATGAGGCTCCAGATGTGCTTCGATGGGTAGATCGAATGCTGATTCGCCTGTGTCAGAAATTCGCTCAATACAGGAAAGAAGATCCAAGCACCTTCAGATTGGCAGATAATTTCAGTATCTATCCACAGTTCATGTTCCATTTACGCCGAAGCCAGTTCCTGCAAGTGTTCAATAACAGTCCTGATGAAACCGCTTTCTATCG TCACGTCTTGAATGAAGAAGACGTCAATAATTCTCTCACTATGATACAGCCCACACTGATGTCGTACACCTTCGATACACCAGCTCAACCGGTGCTCCTTGATAGTGTGTCTATCAAACACGATACAATTCTCCTGCTCGACAGTTTTTTCCATATTCTTATCTTCCACGGAAGCCAGATAGCGCAGTGGCGTAAACTCGGGTACCAAGATCAAGAAGGATACGAAAATTTTAAGGAGCTCCTTGAAGGACCGGTCGCTGATGCACAG GAACTTCTCGTGGACCGCTTTCCGGTACCGCGTTACATTGTATGCGACCAGGGAGGTAGCCAGGCTCGTTTCTTGTTATCAAAGTTGAATCCATCAACGACGCACATGTCCGCGAACATGTATGGTACAATGCCAGGTGTTGACCCTGGTCAAGCCATCTTTACAGATGATGTCAGTTTGCAAGTATTTATGGAACATTTGAAGCGCCTGGTGAGCACCTAG
- a CDS encoding Cytochrome P450 monooxygenase 75, with amino-acid sequence MVAPGIKYLLRASFHFGVPSATTYCLLNFVQGRQFLPFNLPGWAVISIALAARPIIAIASRFYWKWANKRAAAAKGAVIPPYLPDSSFAIISELGKSLQDGYPTDVLKRFNDQYGNVVNFDLMNNSFLVTNEPEHIKAMLSTQFESFIKGPLVLSQMESLFGEGVFNSEGEMWKFHRAMTRPFFSRERISDFEIYDRNWNISLTLAKDRLAEGYSIDVQDLIARFTLDSASEFLFGKNVESLSAGLPYHQSVSKKNSSEFFDHPSNQFVKAFSSGLLRIASRLTMGEEWPLAEFMGDKIKPFREVMDDFVEPMMKAALAKREQDILLKNGQSEKEELNLLSHLVNHTQDPKILKDEVINLLIAGRDTTMSLITFSIYMLSEHPEIEKRLRQEIYEKVGPFEAPKYEQMREMKYMRAFLNEVLRLYPSVPSDIRRCAAPAVLPAAGPGKKPIYVPKDMICIYATLNMQRRTDLWGPDALTFDPDRFLDERVQKYLVSNPFIFCPFNAGPRICLGQQFAYHESSYYLIRLLQNFTEFTLDSSANVPPPANWKNEEGIKATEKVFPAGGLWLRMKEIQPENVGM; translated from the exons ATGGTCGCACCAGGGATCAAGTATCTTCTGCGAGCGTCTTTTCATTTCGGTGTACCATCAGCGACAACGTATTGCCTGCTAAACTTTGTGCAAGGAAGGCAGTTCCTTCCATTCAATCTCCCTGGATGGGCTGTTATAAGCATTGCCCTTGCTGCAAGACCCATTATAGCCATTGCATCTCGATTCTACTGGAAGTGGGCAAACAAAAGGGCAGCGGCTGCAAAGGGAGCAGTCATTCCTCCCTATCTACCGGACTCTTCTTTTGCTATCATTTCTGAACTAGGGAAAAGCCTTCAGGATGGGTACCCAA CGGATGTGCTTAAACGCTTCAATGATCAATATGGCAATGTTGTCAACTTCGATCTCATGAATAACTCATTT TTGGTCACGAACGAACCGGAGCACATTAAG GCTATGCTTTCTACGCAGTTTGAATCATTTATAAAAG GCCCTTTGGTTCTGTCACAGATGGAATCCTTGTTCGGAGAAGGAGTTTTCAATTCCGAAG GAGAAATGTGGAA ATTTCATCGTGCAATGACTCGTCCCTTCTTCAGTCGAGAACGCATTAGCGATTTTGAGATTTATGATCGAAATTGGAACATATCGTTGACACTGGCAAAGGATCGTCTGGCAGAAGGGTACTCTATTGACGTCCAG GATCTCATTGCACGCTTTACGCTCGATTCTGCTTCAGAGTTTCTATTCGGCAAGAACGTGGAGTCGCTCTCGGCAGGATTACCGTATCATCAGAGTGTCTCAAAGAAAAACTCGAGCGAGTTCTTTGACCATCCTTCTAACCAATTCGTTAAAGCTTTCTCGTCTGGGTTGCTTCGCATCGCAAGCCGTCTCACAATGGGAGAAGAGTGGCCCTTGGCTGAATTCATGGGTGATAAAATAAAACCTTTCCGCGAGGTTATGGACGATTTTGTGGAACCCATGATGAAAGCCGCATTGGCAAAGAGGGAGCAAGATATCTTACTGAAGAATGGCCAAAGCGAAAAGGAGGAGTTAAATTTACTTTCTCACCTTGTGAACCACACGCAAG ACCCGAAAATCCTGAAAGACGAG GTCATCAATCTCTTGATTGCTGGACGGGACACG ACCATGTCGCTGATTACGTTCTCGATCTACATGCTCTCAGAGCATCCTGAAATTGAGAAGCGGCTCCGTCAAGAGATCTACGAGAAGGTTGGGCCCTTCGAGGCGCCGAAGTACGAGCAAATGCGAGAGATGAAGTATATGAGGGCTTTCTTAAACG AGGTTCTTCGATTATACCCTTCAGT TCCTTCTGATATTAG GAGGTGTGCGGCACCTGCTGTTCTTCCAGCCGCAGGACCTGGAAAAAAGCCGATCTATGTTCCAAAGGATATGAT TTGTATATATGCTACTCTTAACATGCAAAGGCGAACGGATCTTTGGGGGCCAGACG CCCTCACCTTTGACCCTGATCGGTTCCTCGATGAGCGGGTACAGAAGTATTTGGTTTCCAACCCGTTCATATTCTGTCCCTTCAACGCTGGACCACGCATATGCCTGGGGCAACAG TTTGCTTATCACGAGTCATCGTATTATCTCATTCGTTTACTTCAGAACTTTACCGAGTTCACCCTTGATTCGTCTGCAAATGTACCACCTCCGGCAAATTGGAAAAATGAGGAAGGCATCAAGGCGACGGAGAAGGTTTTCCCGGCG GGTGGATTGTGGCTTCGAATGAAGGAAATCCAGCCCGAGAATGTTGGAATGTAA
- a CDS encoding Thiol-specific monooxygenase, which produces MTTLERTPKRIGIIGAGPAGLAALKSILESPEYALGQWVPTVFETSHTVGGVWHSSVSSPLYDSLTTNLPHPLMGFPSFPFPPNTPLFPHADRVQSYLEAYSDTFGLRSHVKFKAHVVDIKWRDPCWEILTENSSEVYRCSLLLVCNGHHNTPRVPSIPGLDSWLSSSRASHSQTYRNPHSIPIPLKDASILVVGSGPSGLDISAELLPLARRVFLSTSTGAPPSPPSQCTIKPRTTSFSSSSTVHFSDGTTENIDYCVLATGYSVTFPFFKNDSNAGFQIVPSLIPSDPPEDSTHSLINTSYSLFPLARHLFGFPGCGFRSHIQGQEQNNLPPPTSIAFLGLLVRVAPLPIVEAQARAALAVFRSSIEPTDSISGVDATSTTNTNDYTRPQIDWVHESNLISTRHLYLTSKFYESQSSPSNSDSPNTPDSNLPLRQFLSHRWHHFEPPDQFAYRDELDDLVSSLSRTDEHKRVRTRNWELLIYLHNLALRRTWRLIEARGEAEEWVRGVGTGASGRSGEEEWVDLMWRVVKWGEEHDDSGELRIAPNDEQKQDVEGVGEI; this is translated from the coding sequence ATGACCACGTTGGAAAGGACGCCAAAGAGAATAGGAATCATTGGTGCTGGTCCTGCGGGGCTTGCTGCTCTCAAATCTATTCTCGAATCTCCCGAATATGCCCTGGGACAATGGGTACCTACCGTGTTCGAGACATCGCACACCGTTGGCGGCGTCTGGCATTCCTCGGTCTCATCACCCCTCTACGATTCATTGACGACAAACCTACCACATCCTCTGATGGGGTTTCCatcttttccctttcccccTAACACACCGCTGTTCCCACATGCAGACAGAGTGCAGTCGTATTTGGAAGCATATTCGGATACCTTTGGGCTTCGTTCACATGTGAAGTTCAAGGCGCATGTAGTGGACATTAAATGGCGGGATCCATGCTGGGAGATACTGACTGAGAATAGTTCGGAGGTGTATAGATGCTCGCTTCTCTTGGTTTGCAATGGACACCATAACACTCCGCGTGTGCCTTCCATCCCAGGTCTAGATTCTTGGCTTTCTTCTTCGCGCGCATCCCATTCCCAAACGTACCGCAATCCCCATAGCATTCCCATTCCTCTCAAGGACGCCTCTATTCTCGTTGTTGGAAGTGGCCCAAGTGGGCTCGATATCTCAGCGGAGCTCCTTCCCCTCGCAAGGCGAGTATTTTTATCGACATCTACAGGCGCCCCTCCTTCGCCTCCATCGCAGTGCACAATTAAGCCACGTACAACGTCGTTCTCATCATCCTCCACCGTTCATTTCTCTGATGGTACCACCGAGAATATTGATTACTGTGTTCTTGCCACGGGGTACAGTGTCACATTTCCCTTCTTCAAAAATGATTCTAATGCAGGGTTCCAAATTGTGCCCTCGTTGATACCATCCGATCCTCCTGAGGATTCAACTCATTCTCTAATAAATACTTCATATTCGCTCTTCCCCTTGGCGCGGCACCTTTTTGGATTCCCTGGTTGCGGTTTTCGTTCTCATATCCAGGGCCAGGAACAAAACAACCTTCCTCCACCCACTTCGATAGCATTTCTTGGGTTATTGGTGCGCGTTGCACCGCTTCCGATTGTGGAAGCACAAGCGCGTGCTGCTCTGGCAGTTTTTCGCTCCTCTATTGAGCCTACTGACAGCATTTCAGGCGTAGATGCAACCTCAACGACGAATACCAACGACTACACACGCCCGCAGATAGATTGGGTGCACGAGTCTAATCTCATTTCAACACGCCATCTATACCTCACCTCCAAATTTTACGAGTCTCAATCCTCACCTTCGAACTCCGATTCACCAAATACCCCCGATTCCAACCTCCCCCTTCGCCAGTTTCTCTCCCACAGATGGCACCACTTTGAACCACCCGACCAATTCGCGTACCGTGATGAATTGGATGACCTCgtttcctctctctctcgcacTGATGAGCACAAGCGAGTGCGAACGAGAAACTGGGAACTTCTTATCTATCTCCATAATCTCGCGTTGCGACGCACATGGCGCCTCATTGAGGCCCGGGGCGAGGCTGAGGAATGGGTGCGTGGTGTGGGGACAGGTGCAAGTGGGAGGAGTGGGGAAGAAGAGTGGGTGGATCTCATGTGGCGAGTTGTAAAGTGGGGTGAAGAGCACGATGATTCAGGGGAACTGAGAATTGCGCCTAACGATGAACAGAAGCAGGATGTGGAGGGTGTAGGAGAGATTTAA